The Raphanus sativus cultivar WK10039 unplaced genomic scaffold, ASM80110v3 Scaffold1491, whole genome shotgun sequence DNA window CCTTTAGCATTTTCATCTTAAGATTTGTTGACAGCAACACAGATGAAACTATTGCAAGGCATGCCAATTTCATCCGGATATCTGGATCTGTAACCGTTTTTTTTCGTAGCATCTTCACAGCCTGAGATACTCGCATTTCTTCCATACTCCCAAATAGTTCGGGCCAATAAGGTTTCTCGTtgatattcttcttcttcatcttctgcttTTTGGGGATTTCACCGCAAGGAAGCCCAGTGACTATGGCAAACTCCCTCAATGAAAACCTAATAGGATTTCCGGCAAACCGAAACCAAGCTTCGTGTTTTTTTTCGACCTTCAACTGTCGAGATAGTAGATATCTAGCAAATCTACCAGAAAATGCAGGTTTTTCGGCTATCTCGATGAGTTTACCAAACGACGACTCTCTCAGGTACTGGATCTCAGCTTCGTTGAGAGCATTAAGTATGGTGTTTATTGCTCGAGAAGACTGGTAAGTAAGCACTCTGACGCCGACTGGTTCCTCGCCATCCGCAAAAACCATCTGAGGTAACTCAACTTCGGGTTCTTCCACGAGATCTTCATGGTAATCGACTATTCTCGAAGAAACCATTTTGATTTTAGAGAAAACAGATTTTTTAGAAACGTCTATGAGCGATTTGTAGAGAAAACAGAGGTTGGTGGCAAATAAATAAGACCTGagatttagtttcaaaaatcaCATATGTTGTAGAACGAAAGTCTGAACGAAAAAATCTAGGGGTCTTTGCACTTTTAACACTTATAGATATTTCAACACCTTATGTTCTTTGCATAATTATCTTTTCCTTTATGCAACCGCCTCAACCTGTTGTGACGTCAGTAATTTGACAGGCGCATGTGCTCCACTCTTTTATCAAATGAGGGATAGTTCTGGGATTACCGAAATTGCTACAGCCCTTTTACCACCTAGCTAATATCTAGACGAAACTTTACCATCTAGTGCAAATTCCCTATATATAAtgcataatttaattttattattatttttatagttgAAAAACTCATACAAGATAATCAATGATGATGCTATTATCATCTAGTTACTAGTGAAAAAGATAGATTATGGTTAGCATGCAAAGCtagcaaataaaatatatgattttaagtttttaactaGTTCGAGTTTCGGTTCAAATGACCCcgttatattaaaaaaattaatactgaAATAAACATAATAGATACTTACTTGAATTTGGTCACCAATGTTAACGATGAGAGCATGAGGAGCTGGTTGGACTGAGATCCAAGCATCGTCGGATCCACGGACCTGAAGACCGGTGACATATTCGTCCGGCAAGAGAATCGTCAATCCTCCGGGATCAGAGTGCGGAGAGAGGCCGAGAGTCAGCTCCGGCTGAGGACATATTGGATAGTAATTAACCCTCAAGCATCCTCCTGCTTCCTCTTTACCACCAAACGCATTTTGAAGTCTATCTTCTTGTAATCCCAAGTTTCTCGACAATATCTTCATCAAGTTCTCGCACAATTTCACCATTTCCTTGCAATAATCCTCTAAGGTGTCTctacataattttaattttagtataaCAAGCAGAAAAAatgttgttattattatattttctaataaatagTTTGACCCAACAACTAGTATTATGTGAACATGTTCTAAGTCGTGAATTATAAGTGTATCTACGTGTTATCATCGTTTCTTTTACTCAGACTATTTTTATCCGGGTATTTAAAGGGGTCCTATGGGGGTTTAAAGGGCTTGGGCCCTACAAAAGCATAATAATCggttacaaaataataaattaaggATTGATCTTGGTTAGTTTTTTGTACGGTTTGCGGATTCCACTAATACTTGATGCCCCgcggttgatttttttttcaaaaaaaaattttaatcagacaaatttttttctttaagaaacTCTCTAACAATTTCAACGATAATCATGCTTTTATTCTCACCGCGTCGAAAAATAAGtgcatcttttttttaaaaaaaatattaatattaaaagtaCGAAGATTAAAAGtgttctaaaaaaataatattaaaaattgtaatcCCACGATTGTAAAGTTGTAAAAGTACgaagattaaaagaaaataagtgCATCTACgtggtaaaaaaaatattaaaaattgggAGACTACGTggattaatattaaaaaaataagattaaaagaatattatttttaatcccATTAATAGTCAAAAAATAAGTGCATCTACGTGGTATTTAAAAGTGTTCTTAagattaaaataataagatCAGTGTAAAAGTAcaaagattaaaagaaaaacaaagagagatcAAGAGGACACAAACTGCTCTCAAAagagagatttaaaaaaatgagAGACTACTCCAGTATAGCTATCATGTTATTGTTGGTCTGATTTTTATCATGttattcttataaatatttaagaaattcTTATCATGcttcttaccaaaaaaaaaataagagaggaaacaagataaatatttaagaaattcTTAGATAATTTGGAGAGACTCTAAAACTAAATCTCAAGTTGTGaatgattcattttattttgaaatatattatatataaggcCTATTTAGctcaatatcaaaattttggatGGTATTTGCAGAAGTGtgcaaattttttattaattggaGAACCATGTAACTTAACGCACGGCTTCACGATTCTGTCCTTGAGAAGTCACGTGTATGGCAAAATTGAGTAACCTGCAACCGGCAGTTTTGACGATATAACAGGTTATTGAAAAAGTCAACAGAGATTGAAAACCGGTTATTTTTGGCGATGTGAAGTGATGAAcataagagaagagaggaagataTTTTAGtgcttttataatattttattaacaaaaagatattttcgcagatgataagatatttttaagaaaggagagaagaagatatttttgaagatgagatcattattttcaaaataatgatCACAAATTCAGTAATGGGCCATCGTATGCTCACAAATTAAGCATGGGCCGTGTAACGGTTATATACTACGGGCTTTTAAATTGTTAAGTGGGCCTGATTATATTTTAGAGAACCTTTGATCGAACTGCAATATCCTAAtgttataaaaatgtaaataatcgCATTATTTAATTATTCCTGGTCAGCCTATTGCAGCAGCCTCTGAACTTTACGTGTTGTCAGTTTAATGCAGGAGACTGTAATTATTACGAAGGGTTTTGTTTCAAAAGATGCTAAAACCTTTTGAGTTTCCCATAGAACATAACGCCATCTCTCACATCTTCTCATTACTCTCTCACCTTCAAACTTTGAAGttcaccaaaagaaaaaaagtccAGAAAATGGACGAATCTCCCAACCGCGATGAACCAGTTCGCGATCCTGCGGAACCTCCCCTTCCCATTCCGGAGATGATGTTTGCGGCGGGCGATGAACCGGTAGGTGTCAGAGTTCTTACCTACCAATCCTCTACGGCTATCAATCACATACTAGATTCCCTGGAAGAAGATGAGATCCAGAGATTGCGCTTGTCTCCCTTTGGTAAGATTGTTGACATCGCGGAGAAACCGGGTTTCTCGGGTAGATTTGCTAGATACATGTTGTCTAGACAGTTGAAGGTGGAGAAAAAATATGAGGCTTGGTTTCGGTTTGCGGGGAAACCGATAAAATTTTCTCTTCGCGAGTTCGCGATTGTAACCGGTCTCCACTGCGGTGAATACCCGAAGAAGACGAAGGTGAAGTCAAAGTCGAAGATGAAGGAGAAACCTTATTGGGCCGAGCTATTTGGGAACAGAGAGGAGATTCGGGTTTCGACGGCCCTAAAGATGCTAAGGAAAAAAACGATAACCGATTCAGACATAAGGATTAAGGTGGCTTGTCTCGCGATAGTCTCTTCGGTCCTCCTCTCCACAAACCTCaaaatgaagatgatgaaagaaCATGCTGAGGCAACAAAAGATCTCGACCAGTTCTTTTCGTATCCGTGGGGTCGCCTAGCTTTTGAAATGCTTATGGGTAGTATAAAGCAAAGAGACGAGGTCGCCTTCTCCAATGATACAATAGCACTGAAAGGGTTTGCATTGGCACT harbors:
- the LOC130504316 gene encoding jasmonate-induced oxygenase 3-like, whose protein sequence is MVKLCENLMKILSRNLGLQEDRLQNAFGGKEEAGGCLRVNYYPICPQPELTLGLSPHSDPGGLTILLPDEYVTGLQVRGSDDAWISVQPAPHALIVNIGDQIQSGAHAPVKLLTSQQVEAVA
- the LOC130504315 gene encoding uncharacterized protein LOC130504315 codes for the protein MVSSRIVDYHEDLVEEPEVELPQMVFADGEEPVGVRVLTYQSSRAINTILNALNEAEIQYLRESSFGKLIEIAEKPAFSGRFARYLLSRQLKVEKKHEAWFRFAGNPIRFSLREFAIVTGLPCGEIPKKQKMKKKNINEKPYWPELFGSMEEMRVSQAVKMLRKKTVTDPDIRMKLACLAIVSSVLLSTNLKMKMLKEYAELLGDIEEFLSFPWGRIAFDMLMTSIKKRDEISLSQDTIALKGFALALQLVIVEAVPALTEVVQDACSSSESESDDDEIESPVSKARRKTLNPAHAREVDRKSEVNIIFN